From Syngnathus scovelli strain Florida chromosome 14, RoL_Ssco_1.2, whole genome shotgun sequence, one genomic window encodes:
- the arid4a gene encoding AT-rich interactive domain-containing protein 4A isoform X3 has protein sequence MKAADEPAYLTVGTDVSAKYRGAFCEAKIKIVKRLVKVKVTLKGESTSQVVHDDQVKGPLRVGSTVEVKTNEGACSEAVISKLTDASLYTVVFDDGDEKTLRRSSLCLKGERHFAESETLDQLPLTNPEHFGTPVIGKKSNRGRRFSQAVAGEENESSSSEEDEDDRRRLNDELLGKVCSVKKEEQPAAWFLALVVSPSCNDELVVRKDQCLVRSFSDSKFCTVARRNVHPLNSISINKSELSNTQGFEAAQIFARRREVPEVWKMDMSQILDSSTSDEDDDNGEEKESEDDDTDEDEKRKKLLKEEPEEEPDPEERDHFLQQLYKFMEDRGTPINKPPVLGYKDLNLFKLFRLVFQHGGCRKIESGTVWKQIYMDLGIPILNSAASYNVKTAYKKYLFGFEEYCRSACITFRTIHHNNPRSPKAHAVSRMAARSEFKEEDKGTESDSESDDPKDKQLSPRGSRRGGAKAEAPNKGGDENGEEPMDAPRRSSRRLDGSDRGSDDDEEEEEEEDQDEDDDQDDEDEERARRLGARSEDEGEGDALTGTKVRVKYGRGKTQKIYEAHIKKTDTDNGEHFYLVHYYGWNVRYDEWVKADRIIWPAERGTRKRTRKKVKNKEEVDKEDDKAPMAVLMATPPPTRPVLARRGRPHIRTAPANVPPGRKMPSGEGKSNGKSARTDTPPNAANCDNAPRFRRTRRTSGMYDSDRASNEDSGNSTVDSESEEPPEKKLSPWRGRPENVGEGEEAVSAGKEAELSEVVVPTTTRLPVTPSRSSTPQEDVAQLASPSEDEENPEDESLAVMDDVINEQKTVVEKLCPTSSPGRASPRYDELQDATPAPSKDLKTPPLSPAMLKVHNSDRLPKISTSPSAINPEAPLPPPPAPAPPPRSVPKRPDEPMVVLHCLPAPRLHPEHPTSTPTTVPSDTDSASEEEEEKPELKLRPERKQDEVTPASPKSLASPSKVGAGMSPKSHPSPLRGAEAERRSHRAVRANEVQGQADEVSKEQPEKELRTPPQAQEALGPAPNEEPQMGAEALLCHEVDLDDPDDKDKPTPSSEPLLLIAREQPPAPHRPFFPEPISCCTPCPEVLRPASFEMEAETKVVVAAVATGAEKETDAQSSLDRNVTQEARGQKRLAECQTSPTSKKHKRNHKRNSGTPKTDKNGTGHSSDSEDQSRLLSLSKSNKSRCTGAGSPHAKDKHSATSPQRAYKWTFQLDALDSMSSSERISFLQDKLQEIRKYYMSLKSEVASIDRRRKRLKKKEREVSNTTLSSGSSDTAMSPSSASPTQSTLAVECR, from the exons ATGAAG GCAGCTGACGAGCCGGCCTACCTGACCGTGGGCACCGACGTGAGCGCCAAGTACAGGGGGGCCTTCTGCGAGGCCAAGATCAAGATTGTGAAGCGGCTGGTGAAGGTCAAG GTGACTCTGAAAGGGGAGAGCACCAGCCAGGTGGTCCACGATGACCAGGTCAAAGGCCCCCTCAGG GTGGGCTCCACGGTGGAGGTGAAGACAAACGAGGGCGCGTGCAGCGAGGCCGTCATAAGCAAGCTGACGGATGCCAGCCTCTACACCGTGG TTTTTGACGACGGGGACGAGAAGACGCTGCGACGGTCGTCTTTGTGCCTGAAGGGTGAGCGGCACTTTGCCGAGAGCGAG aCCCTGGACCAGCTTCCTCTGACTAACCCGGAACACTTTGGCACTCCGGTCATCGGGAAGAAGTCCAACCGCGGTCGTCGCTTCTCGCAGGCTGT GGCGGGCGAGGAGAACGAGTCGTCGTCTAGTGAAGAAGACGAGGATGACCGCAGGAGGCTGAACGATGAATTGCTGGGGAAGGTCTGTAGCGTCAAGAAGGAGGAGCAGCCCGCCGCCTGGTTCCTGGCGCTG GTGGTGTCGCCCAGCTGCAATGACGAGCTGGTGGTGAGGAAGGATCAGTGTCTGGTCAGGTCGTTCAGTGACTCCAAGTT CTGCACGGTTGCCAGGAGGAACGTGCACCCCCTCAACTCAATCAGCATCAACAAGTCGGAACTCTCCAACACGCAAG GTTTTGAAGCGGCTCAGATATTTGCCAGGCGCAGGGAGGTGCCAGAGGTTTGGAAGATGGACATGAGTCAGATCTTGGACTCGTCCACcagtgacgaagatgacgacaaCGGGGAGGAGAAGGAGAGCGAGGACGACGACACGGACGAGGATGAGAAGAGAAAGAAGCTCCTCAAAGAGGAG CCCGAGGAGGAGCCGGACCCGGAAGAGCGAGATCACTTCCTGCAGCAGCTCTACAAGTTCATGGAGGACCGAG GCACGCCCATCAACAAGCCGCCAGTGTTGGGTTACAAGGACCTGAACCTGTTCAAGCTCTTCCGTCTGGTCTTCCAACACGGCGGCTGTCGTAAG ATTGAGAGCGGCACGGTGTGGAAGCAGATCTACATGGACCTGGGCATTCCCATCCTCAACTCGGCGGCATCGTACAACGTCAAGACAGCGTACAAGAA GTACCTTTTTGGCTTCGAGGAGTACTGCCGCTCTGCCTGCATCACCTTCAGGACTATTCACCACAACAACCCGCGCTCGCCTAAAGCGCACGCCGTCTCCAGGATGGCCGCCAGGTCAGAGTTCAAGGAGGAGGACAAGGGCACCGAGTCTGACAGCGAAAGCGACGACCCCAAGGACAAACAGTTGTCGCCTAGG GGGAGTAGGCGAGGCGGCGCCAAGGCGGAAGCGCCCAACAAGGGAGGAGACGAGAACGGCGAGGAGCCCATGGATGCACCGCGGCGCAGCAGCCGGCGTCTGGACGGCTCCGACAGGGGCTCTgacgatgatgaggaggaggaagaagaggaagatcaGGATGAAGATGACGACCAAGATGACGAGGACGAAGAGCGAGCCAGGCGCCTAGGCGCCAG GAGCGAGGACGAAGGGGAAGGCGACGCCTTGACCGGGACCAAGGTGAGAGTGAAGTACGGCCGAGGAAAGACGCAAAAGATCTATGAGGCTCACATCAAGAAGACGGATACAGACAACGGCGAACATTTCTACCTGGTGCACTATTACGGCTGGAACGTCAG GTACGACGAATGGGTGAAGGCCGACCGCATTATCTGGCCAGCCGAGAGAGGAACCCGCAAGAGAACCCGGAAGAAGGTGAAG AACAAAGAGGAGGTGGACAAGGAGGACGACAAGGCTCCGATGGCGGTGTTGATGGccacgcctccgccgaccagaccCGTGCTGGCCAGGCGAGGGCGCCCCCATATCCGGACTGCGCCTGCCAATGTGCCGCCCGGTCGTAAGATGCCGAGCGGCGAGGGCAAGTCCAACGGCAAGAGCGCCCGCACAGACACGCCTCCCAACGCGGCAAACTGTGACA ATGCGCCACGCTTCAGGAGGACCAGGAGAACTTCCGGGATGTACGACTCGGACCGCGCCTCAAACG AGGATTCTGGGAACTCAACGGTTGATAGCGAATCAGAAGAGCCACCTGAAAAGAAACTCTCGCCCTGGCGGGGCAGACCCGAAAATGtcggggagggggaggaggccgTGTCGGCAGGAAAGGAGGCAGAGTTGAGCGAGGTTGTTGTCCCGACAACGACTCGGCTGCCTGTCACGCCATCCCGCTCCAGCACGCCACAGGAGGACGTCGCCCAGCTTGCAAGTCCCTCCGAAGACGAGGAGAACCCAGAAGATGAATCGTTGGCAGTGATGGACGACGTGATAAATGAGCAGAAAACCGTTGTGGAGAAACTGTGCCCCACCTCTTCCCCAGGCAGGGCGTCCCCTCGGTACGACGAGCTGCAGGACGCCACCCCTGCACCGTCCAAAGACCTCAAGACCCCGCCTTTGTCGCCAGCCATGCTCAAAGTTCACAACTCTGATAGGCTGCCTAAAATCTCCACCTCGCCATCTGCCATCAATCCTGAAGCTCCACTGCCGCCTCCTCCAGCTCCTGCACCTCCTCCTCGAAGTGTCCCGAAGAGACCGGATGAACCCATGGTGGTCCTCCACTGCCTCCCCGCGCCGCGCCTCCACCCGGAGCACCCGACTTCAACTCCAACCACCGTGCCCTCAGACACTGACTCCGCcagtgaggaagaggaggaaaaacCAGAGCTGAAGCTCCGCCCTGAAAGGAAGCAAGACGAGGTTACACCTGCCTCCCCCAAGTCTTTGGCAAGTCCCAGCAAGGTAGGTGCCGGCATGTCACCCAAATCCCACCCGTCGCCCCTGCGTGGCGCCGAGGCGGAAAGGAGGAGCCatcgagctgtgagggcgaatgAGGTGCAAGGACAAGCAGATGAGGTTTCAAAGGAACAGCCCGAGAAGGAGCTCCGGACACCGCCCCAGGCCCAGGAGGCCCTCGGGCCCGCCCCAAACGAGGAGCCACAAATGGGTGCCGAGGCGTTACTTTGCCACGAAGTAGACCTAGACGACCCCGATGACAAGGACAAACCCACCCCTTCCTCGGAGCCCCTCCTCCTCATCGCCCGGGAGCAGCCACCAGCTCCCCATCGCCCCTTCTTTCCCGAGCCCATCTCCTGCTGCACCCCCTGTCCGGAAGTACTCCGCCCAGCCAGTTTCGAGATGGAGGCAGAGACCAAGGTAGTGGTGGCTGCGGTGGCAACAGGCGCAGAGAAAGAGACAGACGCCCAGTCCAGTCTGGACCGCAACGTGACGCAAGAGGCCCGAG GTCAGAAGCGTCTGGCAGAGTGTCAGACAAGCCCCACCTCCAAGAAACACAAACGAAACCACAAGCGCAACAGTGGCACCCCCAAGACTGACAAGAACGGCACTG GTCACAGCAGCGATAGTGAGGACCAGTCACGTCTTTTGTCTCTGTCAAAGTCCAACAAGTCTCGCTGCACTGGGGCTGGGTCGCCACACGCCAAAGACAAACATAGCGCCACCTCCCCACAGCGAGCCTACAAGTGGACCTTCCAGCTCG ACGCTCTGGACAGCATGTCGAGCAGCGAGAGGATCTCTTTCCTGCAGGACAAGCTTCAGGAGATCCGGAAATACTACATGAGCCTCAAATCTGAGGTGGCGTCCATTGACAGACGTAGGAAGCGCCTAAAAAAGAAGGAGCGGGAAG TGTCCAACACTACTCTGTCCTCGGGTTCCTCGGACACGGCCATGAGTCCATCCTCTGCCTCGCCCACTCAGAGCACCTTGGCTGTGGAGTGCAGGTGA